GCGGCCCGGAGGCTCCGACAGGTCGGCACCCCACGAGCCGGGCGTACGCCGTCGCGGCCGGACGGGAGAACGCCCGGTCGAGGGTGGCGACGAGAGCCGCCCAGACCCGGTCGGGCGCAGCGGCGACGACAACCTCGTGCTCGTCGACGAACGGCAGGTCGGGGGACGTCATCGACGCTGCTCGTCGTGGCTGCACCGGGCTAGGGTCGCAGGATGGAGCTCGACCGCGCCGAGTTCGAGGCGCTGGTCGAGCAGGCCCTCGACGAGATCCCCGACGAGATCGCGCGCCAGGTGCACAACCTGGTGGTGCTGGTCGAGGACGACCCGCCCGTCGACGAGCCGGACCTGCTCGGCCTCTACGACGGGGTCGCCCTGACCGAGCGCGGCGCCGACCACGGCGGGCTGCCGGACCGGATCACGCTCTTCCGGCGACCGCTCCTGGCCATGTGCGCGTCCCGCGAGGAGCTCGTGCGCGAGGTGCGGATCACCGTCGTGCACGAGATCGCGCACCACTTCGGGATCGACGACGACCGCCTGCACGAGCTCGGCTACGGGTGAGTTCGCGAGAGGTCGGCAGTC
This genomic window from Nocardioides cynanchi contains:
- a CDS encoding metallopeptidase family protein, translated to MELDRAEFEALVEQALDEIPDEIARQVHNLVVLVEDDPPVDEPDLLGLYDGVALTERGADHGGLPDRITLFRRPLLAMCASREELVREVRITVVHEIAHHFGIDDDRLHELGYG